The genomic DNA GAGCCTGTAGTTGCAATGATCTTGGCGTTTATAATATTTGGAGAGCGCCTCACAGCACTACAGATAATTGGAGCTGGATTAATAATCAGCGGAGCTATCCTGGTTCAAATTACTCCTTCTTACTCTCGCCAGTCATGACGGCCGAAGCTATCATGTGGGCTATTCTCAAAGCCTCAGGAATCATGGAATTCCTTCTCGTTACTGAAATTATTTCTCTAGCTGTCTCATCATTAAGTCCTATAGCCTGGTAATACAACTTTCCTGGGATTAACTCTCTTATCTGTCCTCCTTTCCTCAGTAGAGATAACCTAACCGGATAATCAGGGAAATGCTTTCTTAAAGCTTCTGCGATAGCCTTAAAGTCTGGTTTTTTCCTTATAATAATAATTATGGGCAGTTCGGTAGCTTCAAATAACTTGGAAACATCAACAATGTTAAAACCGGCGTATGTGATTCCTTTAAGAAGTATAACCCTTAAGTCCTTAAATCTTGAGGACAAGATTGCATCTATCATTGCATCGGTAACATCGAGTCCATCTACAGTTATCCACCTTGTAACAACTCCGAGGATATCAGAAGAACCCTTCATGATTACGCCGACCAATATAACCTTCTCTCCCCTATCCTTAAATTTAAAAGTTCCATCGTCAAACCCAATGACCCTTATTTCCCTCTTGACTTTCCTTATCATCACTGTAAATTCAACGGAGGGATTAAAATGCTTGGCGTGATATTTGCCGTCAAGTTGAGAAGGACTGACAATTATCTTATCCCAATAAATGACGAGCCTATGGTCAAGATGATAGAGAATAGGTTGAGGCAAGCAAAAAGAATAAAAGATGTAGTTACACTAGTCAAAAAAGGGCAAGAAAAGAAATACTCATTACACGTTAGTAACGTTAAGCCCGTGAAAGGGAAAAATATCATCGAGGCATTGCTTGAAGGTTTGCCACCTGGGGGAGATGTTTTCCTCATTAAAGGAAATAAACCCCTAGTGATGCCGTTCCTAGTTAATTACATGACCTCAATATACTTGGATGAATTCCTTGATGCCCTAATACCAAGATGGAGAAATGGGAACCTAGAGATATTCCACGCGGTTTATAATGTGAGGGCATTAAGAAATGCCCTGGAGGGCATGAAGGCTGAAGGCGAGAAAGACATAAGAAAGCTACCAGAATACATGGATGCAGAATTCCTTGACATTGAGGGGCTTATAAGCAAAAATGAAAAGGTGTGGTGGAGCTTCTTCAGCGTTAAAACTTCAGAAGACCTAAGGAAAGTTCTGCTTAGTGGGCTTGTATAATAGAAATAGAAAAGTAAAAATACCTGTTAGTCAATTATTACTTAGATAACCCACTTAGTTGTAATTAAGATTACACCGATAGTTAGGTGGCAACGATGGCAAGATGGGAGAGGATCGTTGAGGGAGTTAAAAGTATAGCTTTAATAAAAAGTAGGATAATAGCTAGGGGGAAGAGGATAGCACTTCTTGTTGATGGTCCGAATATCCTGAGGAAAGATCTTGGAATTCACCTTGAGGATATAGTTGAAGCCTTAAGCAAGCTTGGAAATATAAGAGTGGCCAAAGTGATACTAAACCAGTACGCACCTCAGAGTCTGATTGAGGCTATATCAAATCAGGGATTTGAGCCCGTAATAGTGGCTGGGGAAATAGGGGTAAAGCTGGCAGTGGAAGCTATGAGAGAGGTCTACAACCCAAACATAGACATGATAGCCCTAGCAACGAGGAATACCGAGTTCGTCCCAATAATCCTCAAGGCCAAGGAAAAAGGGAAAGAGACAGCAATTATAGGAGTTGAGCCCGGATTAAGCTCAGCACTAAAGCACGCGGCGGACTACGTAATAATCCTTACATCACGGGGTGAGGGAGTTGAGGAAGGTTATAGCGAAGATACTGAGGAGGGAAGAGGAGGAAGGGGAGAAGACAATAGGATTAATAATCGATGGGCCCAACATCCTAAGGAAGGAGTTTGGGATAAAGCTTGAAGATATAAAAATAGCATTAGAGAAGATAGGAAAAATAAGAGTGGCCAAAGTCGTTCTTAACCAGTACGCACCCCAGGGATTAATAGAAGCAATAGTTAATCAGGGATTCGAGCCCATAATAGTTGCAGGGGACACTGATGTTAGGGTAGCGATAGAGGCTATGGAACTAATATATAATGCTGACATAGATGTGCTAGCTCTGGCAACTAGAGATGCAGACTTCCTCCCGCTCATAAGTGAGGCCAAGAGAAGAGGGAAAGAGACTGTCATAATTGGGATTGAGCCCGGCTTTTCTGTGGCACTTCAAAATGCCGCCGATTATGTAATTAAGATGGAAAAGAAGGGTGAGGATTAGTACTCGACACCTCTTCTAGCGAGAATTCCCTTTTGGTAAGGATGCTTTATCTCCCTCATCTCAGTAACGTAGTCAGCCGGCTCATATAGTTCCTCTGGACAGTACCTGCCCGTGAGAACAAGCTCAGTGTTTGGGGCCTTGCTCCTTATGAGCTCCTTAACCTCGTCAATGCTTATCATTCCAAAGCCAAGGGCAACGCATATCTCGTCCAAGATCACGAGATCCCACTCCCCGCTCTTAACTACCTCTTTAGCCCTATCAAGGGCCCTCTTTGCGGCCTCTATATCATCCTGCTCGGGCTTTCCATGGACGAACTTTGGAAGGCCGTAAGACTCTATAACAAAGCCACATCTCTCGGCCATGTGATATTCCCCGTACACTTTGGGAGCCTTCATGAACTGTATCACAATTACCCTACCGCCGGAACCAAGCATTCTAACTGCTAGTCCTATAGCGGCAGTCGTCTTGCCCTTCCCATTTCCAGTGTATATGTGGACTAGACCAAGCTTTTCCCTCCACATAAGACCACCTCAGCCAGTATGCCCTTCATCACCAATCAGCCGAGCGAGATTCGTCACGGGACAAAGGATATAAAGTCTAAAACAAATTAAAATTTCTGGGTTACCCTATGGAAATTGTTCACCTGGGCTATTTTGTTAGAGACCTACTAGTTATGGCAACAACTTTAACAGCGGCAGTAATAATCCTCATGCTGAGACGAAGGGCTAGGGCTACCCTCCGGTACAGGCCTTTTGCACTAGCATCCTTTTCAGGATTCATAAGCTTCCTCTTGATAACCATAGCTCAAATAATTGGAGCCTTGATAAACACCACAGTCTTGTATGCTGAGAAAGACTACTGGCAGGCCATAAGGTCAGTTATGCTAACAATAGCAGCGTTCCTCCTTCTTTTCTCAGTCATGATGTTCTACCTTCCCTTTGGAAGTGGAAGGTATATGGTTCTCAAGGTGGTTACAGAGCCAACGATAGAGGCATGGGGAGGCTACTGGTGCAGGAAGGAGGAATGTTATGCAGCATTTAAGAAGCTCTTAGAAATGAGACTCCCAGGGATAGCAATAACCCGAGATCCCCCAAATATATTCAGGGAAAAACTTGGACTAAAGCTAACCCCAGTTATCTGGATATCGAAGGTACAGCATGAAGATGCAGTAAGCCCCACAAGGTTAGAGTACCTAACTCAGAGATTGGCGGACTTTTTGAAGAGCGTTGATGTGGATAAGGTTATTTTAATAGATTGTGTGGACTACTTAGTCTTAGAAAACGGAGAAGATGCCGTGTTTAAGTTCGTAACTACATTAAAGGACTTCGCAACCCTTAACAGGGGGATATTGATAGTGAGCATTGAAAAGGAGGCTCTATCAGAGAAAGCTTACAACTTCCTAACATCCGAGCTCGAACCCCTAGAGAAGCTAAGGATGAAGGCTAGGGAAGAAAGCTAAAAGGTCTAGGTAGCTAGGATGAAACATGAAAGCCCATGAGTTAGGAATCGAGATAGGTGTCTTCAAGAAGGGCAAGAGGGACTCAATAGCGGACGTAAAAGGAGTCAAAGTAGGCCATGTGACCTTGATAGAGGGAAAAGGAAAGCTAATTCCTGGGAAAGGGCCAGTAAGAACTGGAGTCACGGCAATACTTCCCCATGAAGGAAATATATACAAGGAAAAAGTTTTAGCTGGAGCCTTCGTAATGAACGGCTACTCCAAGCCAGTAGGATTAATACAGCTCTGGGAGCTTGGTGTCATAGAAACCCCGATAATATTAACGAACACCCTCAGCATAGGAACGGCCATTGATGGCTTGCTTGACTACGTTTTGAGGGAGAACGATGACATCGGCGTAAAAACTGGATCCGTGAATCCCCTCGTTCTGGAGTGTAACGATTCTTACCTTAACGACATACGTGGAAGGCACGTGAAGAGGGAGCACGTTGTCGAGGCGATTGAGAACGCCAGCGAGGAGTTTGAAGAAGGGGCAGTAGGGGCTGGGACAGGGATGAGCGCCTTCGAGTTTAAGGGTGGGATAGGTTCGGCATCAAGGGTGGTGGAGATAGAGGGCAAGAAGTACACGGTTGGAGCACTGGTTTTAAGCAACTTTGGAAAGAGGGAAGACCTGACTATAGCTGGAGTGCCTGTCGGTATTGAGCTGAAAGACTGGCCCGGCAGAGGAGGAGAAGGAAAGGGAAGTATAATAATGGTCGTTGCCACCGATGCGCCTTTAACCTCAAGACAACTGAACAGACTGGCCAAGAGGGCAACAGTAGGATTGGCGAGAACTGGAGGTTATGCGTACAACGGGAGTGGAGACATAGCTGTTGCTTTCTCGACTGCAAACAAGATTAAGCACTACGGAAAGGAGACCCTAGAGGTTAAAGCGCTACCTGATTCAGTTCTCTCGCCCCTGTTTAAGGCAACGGCAGAAGCCGTAGAGGAGGCCATAGTCAATTCCTTGCTGAACGCGAGGACGATGGATGGGAGGGACAACCACGTGAGGTATGAACTCCCAAAGGACAAGCTTATAGAGATAATGAGGAAGTATGGTAGGATTTAATCCCCACCTTTCAATTCTCTTTTAATCTTATTGGAACAGGGTTGTATGCGTTTAAGTTGGCTGTAATAACTCCTCTTTCAATTCTCTTTTAGTCTTATTGGAACCTTTTAGTTTCTTTGCAATGTGGAGCATTTTTTCCAAGCTTTCAATTCTCTTTTAGTCTTATTGGAACCTGGGTTGCTTCCTATCACGGAGGCCGGAACATAAGGCTTTGTCACTTTCAATTCTCTTTTAGTCTTATTGGAACTCCAAAATCGGTTTGATTGTTCATAAGTTGAAAATAAGCTTTCAATTCTCTTTTAGTCTTATTGGAACAAGCTAGTGAGAGAGTTCAAAGACGGGTGCCACATACTTTCAATTCTCTTTTAGTCTTATTGGAACTGGGGGAATAACCCTAACCCCACACCCTATGAACCGCCTTTCAATTCTCTTTTAGTCTTATTGGAACACGGGATGAGGAGAAATTTCGCTCATCAGGAATAACTGCTTTCAATTCTCTTTTAGTCTTATTGGAACTCGAAGTACACCGATTGATCTTCGAACACGTAGAACTCTTTCAATTCTCTTTTAGTCTTATTGGAACGTTAAGTTAGTTGCAGAAGAGCTGGCTAATGAGTACTTTCAATTCTCTTTTAGTCTTATTGGAACTCAAATAGTCCAATATAGTCGCCCTTAGCCTACCAAGCTTTCAATTCTCTTTTAGTCTTATTGGAACCCTGCCACCTGTCCTCCAGTTCCTTCAACTTCTCCCCTTTCAATTCTCTTTTAGTCTTATTGGAACCTGTAATACTCCCAGGAAACGCAACTGCACCACTTCCTTTCAATTCTCTTTTAGTCTTATTGGAACATGACCCGTGGATCGAGATAAGGCTCCTTGCGGGGGAGGGGGCCAAGAAGTCGCTTTCAATTCTCTTTTAGTCTTATTGGAACCCGCCTACGCCGATGGGCTTAGGCTCCTCGCCAAGCTCTTTCAATTCTCTTTTAGTCTTATTGGAACATGAGTTAATGACAATATGCTAATGAGGTGGGCAACACTTTCAATTCTCTTTTAGTCTTATTGGAACAAGTATTGGATTTGTTAAGGAAAATTAAAAAGTATGCTTTCAATTCTCTTTTAGTCTTATTGGAACCCTGAACAACACCTTTCACCTTTTTACTATTTCCCACCTTTCAATTCTCTTTTAGTCTTATTGGAACGTGCTCTACGGAAGTTCGACTGGGGCCACACCTCTATACTTTCAATTCTCTTTTAGTCTTATTGGAACCGATCTCTCTCTTGGTTAGCTCAACACTGTATCTTACTTTCAATTCTCTTTTAGTCTTATTGGAACCCTCGAAGCCGTCCATCATTATGTCGTTCTTTATCCTCTTTCAATTCTCTTTTAGTCTTATTGGAACGGAAGGACATCTTCGACGAGAGCTTTTAGCATACACACTTTCAATTCTCTTTTAGTCTTATTGGAACTTAAATGAATCTGTTAAGAAATTGGAAGAAACTGTTCAGCTTTCAATTCTCTTTTAGTCTTATTGGAACCCCTGCACCTTCACTTAACACTACTGCCCACTTTAACTTTCAATTCTCTTTTAGTCTTATTGGAACGGAATGAGAGGGCACCAGCTTATTCATGCGATAGTAACTTTCAATTCTCTTTTAGTCTTATTGGAACTTAGAATTTTAGACAGATTTCTCGAGGCATACTATGCTTTCAATTCTCTTTTAGTCTTATTGGAACATGCAGAGCAAGTACAGTTCAAGCGAGTCCCTAGAAACTTTCAATTCTCTTTTAGTCTTATTGGAACCTGGCAAGTTTGGTTATACTCCCCAGCACCTGTATACTTTCAATTCTCTTTTAGTCTTATTGGAACACAAACAGTAAAACCACCACACCCTTCTCCCTCACCGCTTTCAATTCTCTTTTAGTCTTATTGGAACTTCAATGTTTCTCGCTGATGGAGTACTGTACAAGTTTCTTTCAATTCTCTTTTAGTCTTATTGGAACCCGCCAGAGGTCGAGCTCGGCATGGCCTACCCGCCACCTTTCAATTCTCTTTTAGTCTTATTGGAACTTCGAGCAAGGTAAAGATGCCTTGTATATAATTATAGCTTTCAATTCTCTTTTAGTCTTATTGGAACCATAAAGAGAGTTTTCAAAGGCTACGAGATAAACTACTTTCAATTCTCTTTTAGTCTTATTGGAACAGGTTCGTCCTCAGCAAGCACGAGGACATCTTCCACGCTTTCAATTCTCTTTTAGTCTTATTGGAACGAGCCTGCAGGGGGAGCTTGAAGTCAAGAGGGCCTTCTTTCAATTCTCTTTTAGTCTTATTGGAACTCAGGCTAGTGCTAACCTTACCGATGTTGCTCTTGAGCTTTCAATTCTCTTTTAGTCTTATTGGAACAAAACTCAGCCTCACTCATAGTGCTCCCTCCCTCATGCTTTCAATTCTCTTTTAGTCTTATTGGAACTGTCGCCCTTTGTGATTTCTTGTGAGCCGGTTATCTGCTTTCAATTCTCTTTTAGTCTTATTGGAACTCAGAGGCCAAAAGCTCGAATTCATTATGTTATTTATTGCTTTCAATTCTCTTTTAGTCTTATTGGAACAAGAACCCTCCTCTAAGCGTTCCTTCGTCAAATTCTGTTCTTTCAATTCTCTTTTAGTCTTATTGGAACTCGATCTCCTCCAATCTTCTCCTTTTCTCGTTCCCCCTTTCAATTCTCTTTTAGTCTTATTGGAACAGGCAGTGGCTTACAGAGCAGGGCTACA from Pyrococcus kukulkanii includes the following:
- a CDS encoding TIGR00288 family NYN domain-containing protein, giving the protein MARWERIVEGVKSIALIKSRIIARGKRIALLVDGPNILRKDLGIHLEDIVEALSKLGNIRVAKVILNQYAPQSLIEAISNQGFEPVIVAGEIGVKLAVEAMREVYNPNIDMIALATRNTEFVPIILKAKEKGKETAIIGVEPGLSSALKHAADYVIILTSRGEGVEEGYSEDTEEGRGGRGEDNRINNRWAQHPKEGVWDKA
- a CDS encoding DmpA family aminopeptidase; this translates as MKAHELGIEIGVFKKGKRDSIADVKGVKVGHVTLIEGKGKLIPGKGPVRTGVTAILPHEGNIYKEKVLAGAFVMNGYSKPVGLIQLWELGVIETPIILTNTLSIGTAIDGLLDYVLRENDDIGVKTGSVNPLVLECNDSYLNDIRGRHVKREHVVEAIENASEEFEEGAVGAGTGMSAFEFKGGIGSASRVVEIEGKKYTVGALVLSNFGKREDLTIAGVPVGIELKDWPGRGGEGKGSIIMVVATDAPLTSRQLNRLAKRATVGLARTGGYAYNGSGDIAVAFSTANKIKHYGKETLEVKALPDSVLSPLFKATAEAVEEAIVNSLLNARTMDGRDNHVRYELPKDKLIEIMRKYGRI
- a CDS encoding TIGR00288 family NYN domain-containing protein codes for the protein MRKVIAKILRREEEEGEKTIGLIIDGPNILRKEFGIKLEDIKIALEKIGKIRVAKVVLNQYAPQGLIEAIVNQGFEPIIVAGDTDVRVAIEAMELIYNADIDVLALATRDADFLPLISEAKRRGKETVIIGIEPGFSVALQNAADYVIKMEKKGED
- a CDS encoding endonuclease dU, with translation MIRKVKREIRVIGFDDGTFKFKDRGEKVILVGVIMKGSSDILGVVTRWITVDGLDVTDAMIDAILSSRFKDLRVILLKGITYAGFNIVDVSKLFEATELPIIIIIRKKPDFKAIAEALRKHFPDYPVRLSLLRKGGQIRELIPGKLYYQAIGLNDETAREIISVTRRNSMIPEALRIAHMIASAVMTGESKKE
- a CDS encoding DUF835 domain-containing protein, which produces MEIVHLGYFVRDLLVMATTLTAAVIILMLRRRARATLRYRPFALASFSGFISFLLITIAQIIGALINTTVLYAEKDYWQAIRSVMLTIAAFLLLFSVMMFYLPFGSGRYMVLKVVTEPTIEAWGGYWCRKEECYAAFKKLLEMRLPGIAITRDPPNIFREKLGLKLTPVIWISKVQHEDAVSPTRLEYLTQRLADFLKSVDVDKVILIDCVDYLVLENGEDAVFKFVTTLKDFATLNRGILIVSIEKEALSEKAYNFLTSELEPLEKLRMKAREES
- the mobA gene encoding molybdenum cofactor guanylyltransferase, with translation MLGVIFAVKLRRTDNYLIPINDEPMVKMIENRLRQAKRIKDVVTLVKKGQEKKYSLHVSNVKPVKGKNIIEALLEGLPPGGDVFLIKGNKPLVMPFLVNYMTSIYLDEFLDALIPRWRNGNLEIFHAVYNVRALRNALEGMKAEGEKDIRKLPEYMDAEFLDIEGLISKNEKVWWSFFSVKTSEDLRKVLLSGLV
- the cobO gene encoding cob(I)yrinic acid a,c-diamide adenosyltransferase; its protein translation is MWREKLGLVHIYTGNGKGKTTAAIGLAVRMLGSGGRVIVIQFMKAPKVYGEYHMAERCGFVIESYGLPKFVHGKPEQDDIEAAKRALDRAKEVVKSGEWDLVILDEICVALGFGMISIDEVKELIRSKAPNTELVLTGRYCPEELYEPADYVTEMREIKHPYQKGILARRGVEY